A genomic window from Algoriphagus sp. Y33 includes:
- a CDS encoding D-alanyl-D-alanine carboxypeptidase, producing the protein MKKILFACLIAFSSCTVQRINKSLTKSDVFDKGHLGFMLLDPDKDKVLVDINSDKYFIPASNTKLFTFYTSYTVLGDSLVNGLNYLEKEDSLIFWGTGDPSLLHPDLKNTKVIEFLKKQDKKLYLLDNFDQVSAFGSGWSWDWYNAYYAAERSSMPIYGDIVRFAKKEGDSTFSIYPTRFGASMKLAEPIGNVSSSFRRDYKENKFTYFLTGEALDKSFETDIPFITSAEFTAQLLSEEIGKEIEIITNQKYLSEEPTKLQTAPTDSIYAQMMKISDNFLAEQLLLLVSDQLDNKLNSEDAIAYAKENLFSDLPDEPIWVDGSGLSSKNMFTPRTIIALLGKIRAEVPLEKIKAYFPAGGESGTIRNWYPADEGQPAYIYAKTGTLSMSNALSGYLLTKSGKILHFSCLMNNYAISANDLKTELNKILYYIHDKY; encoded by the coding sequence ATGAAAAAAATTCTCTTTGCCTGTTTGATTGCCTTTAGTTCCTGCACTGTCCAGCGTATCAATAAATCTCTTACAAAATCCGATGTCTTTGACAAAGGTCATCTGGGGTTTATGCTGCTCGATCCAGACAAGGACAAGGTTTTGGTAGACATCAATTCTGACAAGTACTTTATACCTGCCTCCAACACCAAACTATTCACTTTTTATACTTCCTATACAGTACTCGGAGATAGTCTGGTAAACGGGCTAAACTATCTGGAAAAAGAAGATTCCCTTATTTTCTGGGGTACAGGTGACCCGAGTTTGCTTCACCCTGATTTGAAAAACACGAAAGTAATAGAGTTCCTGAAAAAACAGGATAAAAAACTGTATCTGCTGGACAATTTTGATCAGGTAAGTGCTTTCGGTTCGGGCTGGTCATGGGACTGGTACAATGCCTACTATGCGGCAGAAAGATCTTCAATGCCCATATATGGAGACATCGTTCGCTTCGCAAAAAAAGAAGGAGATTCTACTTTCTCCATCTATCCTACTCGCTTTGGTGCATCCATGAAACTCGCCGAACCCATAGGCAATGTCTCCTCAAGCTTTCGAAGGGATTATAAAGAAAACAAGTTTACTTATTTTTTAACAGGCGAAGCATTAGACAAAAGTTTTGAAACGGATATTCCCTTTATTACCTCCGCAGAGTTCACAGCCCAATTGCTGTCAGAAGAAATAGGAAAAGAAATAGAAATTATAACAAATCAAAAATACCTTTCTGAGGAACCGACAAAACTGCAAACAGCCCCAACTGACAGCATCTATGCACAGATGATGAAAATCTCGGATAATTTCCTTGCTGAGCAGCTTTTGTTATTGGTTTCCGATCAATTGGACAATAAACTCAACTCCGAAGATGCCATTGCTTATGCCAAAGAAAACTTGTTTTCAGACTTACCTGACGAACCCATATGGGTTGACGGCTCCGGGCTTTCATCCAAAAACATGTTTACACCCAGAACCATCATTGCTTTACTCGGCAAAATAAGAGCGGAAGTCCCTTTGGAAAAAATCAAAGCCTATTTCCCGGCGGGAGGAGAATCAGGAACTATCCGAAATTGGTATCCTGCTGACGAAGGGCAACCAGCTTATATTTATGCCAAAACCGGAACACTCTCCATGAGCAATGCGCTCAGCGGGTATTTATTGACAAAAAGTGGGAAAATTCTTCATTTCTCATGCCTGATGAACAACTATGCCATCTCTGCAAATGATTTGAAAACCGAACTTAACAAGATACTCTATTACATCCACGACAAGTATTAG
- a CDS encoding prolyl oligopeptidase family serine peptidase: MIKTTMRFFAKLSVYLLLFTVNFLPKDLQSQSFTMDQVGKFSFPSELTSSPTGEKIAWAMNEQGKRNVYFAQAPNFEPKKLTGFDEDEGQEISSLQFTPDGNWLVFVRGGDHGGGNASSTVNAQNFPKLPKVEIWKIHLADGKAEPITEADDPFVGAPHSLGYLKGGQIWTVDLKSMSKPSQLFEVKGNINYAQYSPDGTKLAFVTNRGSHSLVGIYENDTTPIHWISPSFRRDVLPQWSPDGKQLAFIRTQGGRGAAFPLLEPRHVSWEIWLADVETGEGYKLWKAPETLRGSYSSPFISFSADGNLVFQSYEDGWQHLYALEVASGKTTLLTPGDYMVEQIKMNSTKSKLIFSGNTGAEPEDTDRRHIGTIDITSKELTWKTTGSGIEAYPVWIGNEEKTAYFTATAQRSHLVAVNDGASTELLQESIIPEDFPQSSLVIPKQVKFIAPDGTTLYGQVFEKEGGASSKPGVVFVHGGPQRQMLLGWSYMDYYSNTYALNQYLAELGFVVLSVNYRLGIGYGYEFHRPANGYYQGAIEYQDIKAGGEFLASLPQVDGGKIGIYGGSYGGYLTALALARDSDLFKVGVDIHGVHDLDGRYDLPETYEVAADLDKAKEIAWESSPMADLATWTSPVLFIHADDDRNVAVSQTADLIRRFEELGKPYESILIPGDTHHWMKWSNMIKVDQATADFLKKHLLN, translated from the coding sequence ATGATCAAAACAACTATGAGGTTTTTTGCCAAACTTTCGGTTTACCTCTTACTTTTCACTGTCAATTTTCTACCTAAAGATCTCCAATCCCAATCCTTCACCATGGATCAGGTAGGGAAATTCAGCTTCCCCTCAGAATTAACCTCCTCACCTACCGGAGAGAAAATAGCTTGGGCTATGAATGAACAGGGGAAGAGAAATGTATATTTTGCGCAGGCTCCCAATTTTGAGCCTAAAAAGCTTACTGGATTCGACGAAGACGAAGGGCAGGAAATTAGTAGTCTACAATTTACTCCTGACGGAAATTGGTTGGTATTTGTCCGTGGAGGAGATCATGGAGGTGGCAATGCTTCCTCCACTGTCAATGCTCAAAATTTTCCAAAACTCCCAAAAGTGGAAATCTGGAAAATCCACCTTGCGGATGGCAAAGCGGAACCCATTACCGAAGCAGATGATCCTTTTGTCGGAGCACCTCACTCCCTAGGTTACCTCAAAGGAGGGCAAATCTGGACAGTTGATTTAAAAAGTATGTCTAAGCCATCCCAACTTTTTGAAGTAAAAGGAAACATTAATTATGCCCAATATTCCCCCGATGGGACTAAGTTGGCCTTTGTGACCAACAGGGGATCACATTCTTTGGTAGGAATCTATGAAAATGACACCACTCCTATTCATTGGATTTCGCCTTCTTTCCGCCGGGACGTTTTACCACAATGGTCTCCGGACGGTAAGCAACTTGCCTTTATCCGTACTCAGGGAGGTAGAGGTGCTGCTTTTCCACTACTGGAACCTAGGCATGTATCCTGGGAAATATGGCTGGCAGATGTAGAAACGGGGGAAGGATACAAATTGTGGAAAGCTCCGGAGACACTGAGAGGCTCTTATTCCTCTCCTTTTATATCTTTCAGTGCAGATGGTAATTTGGTTTTCCAGTCCTACGAAGACGGCTGGCAACATTTATATGCTCTGGAAGTAGCCTCCGGCAAAACTACTTTACTCACTCCCGGTGACTATATGGTGGAACAGATCAAAATGAATTCCACTAAATCAAAACTTATTTTCTCAGGAAATACAGGGGCTGAACCAGAGGATACAGATCGAAGACATATCGGAACCATTGACATTACTAGCAAAGAATTAACTTGGAAAACTACAGGTTCGGGAATAGAAGCATATCCTGTGTGGATTGGAAATGAAGAGAAAACAGCCTATTTCACTGCTACTGCACAACGCTCGCATCTAGTGGCTGTGAATGATGGAGCCAGCACCGAACTTTTGCAAGAGTCAATTATCCCGGAAGATTTCCCACAATCTTCCCTTGTCATTCCAAAACAGGTGAAATTCATTGCTCCTGATGGCACCACTCTATATGGACAGGTATTTGAAAAAGAAGGGGGAGCATCCAGCAAACCCGGAGTTGTTTTCGTCCATGGTGGTCCGCAGCGACAAATGCTGTTGGGCTGGAGTTATATGGATTATTATTCCAATACCTATGCCCTAAACCAATACCTGGCTGAGTTGGGTTTTGTGGTTCTTTCCGTGAATTACCGATTGGGAATCGGCTATGGCTATGAGTTTCACCGTCCTGCCAATGGCTATTACCAAGGAGCAATAGAGTATCAAGACATCAAAGCCGGTGGTGAATTCCTCGCTTCTTTGCCACAGGTAGATGGAGGTAAAATCGGGATTTATGGCGGCAGCTATGGTGGCTATTTGACAGCTTTGGCATTGGCCAGAGATTCTGATTTGTTCAAAGTCGGGGTTGATATTCACGGAGTCCATGATCTGGACGGTCGATATGATTTGCCCGAAACGTATGAAGTTGCTGCTGACCTAGACAAAGCCAAGGAGATTGCCTGGGAATCCTCACCGATGGCAGATTTAGCCACCTGGACTTCTCCTGTGCTTTTCATCCATGCCGATGATGACCGCAATGTTGCTGTAAGCCAGACGGCTGATTTGATCAGAAGATTTGAAGAGCTTGGAAAACCTTACGAATCTATTCTAATCCCCGGCGACACACACCACTGGATGAAATGGTCAAATATGATCAAAGTGGATCAGGCTACAGCTGATTTCCTCAAAAAACACTTACTAAATTAA
- a CDS encoding VOC family protein has product MQLLGIHHIAIICKDYERSKKFYTEILGLEIKQEIFRAERSSYKLDLTLNGIYILELFSFPSPPDRPSRPEAVGLRHLAFAVTDLDQCIHHLDNHQIRSESIRIDEFTGKRFTFIADPDGLPIEFYEV; this is encoded by the coding sequence ATGCAATTACTCGGTATACACCATATAGCCATTATCTGTAAAGATTATGAGCGTTCGAAAAAATTCTATACTGAAATACTTGGTTTAGAGATCAAACAGGAAATCTTCCGTGCCGAAAGGAGTTCGTATAAATTAGATTTGACGCTGAACGGAATCTATATCCTTGAGTTATTTTCTTTTCCTTCTCCTCCTGACCGTCCATCCCGACCGGAAGCTGTCGGATTGAGACATTTAGCCTTTGCCGTAACAGATTTAGATCAATGCATACATCATTTGGATAACCACCAAATACGCTCTGAGTCTATAAGAATAGATGAATTTACCGGAAAGCGATTCACTTTCATAGCAGATCCTGATGGCTTACCGATAGAGTTTTATGAAGTATAG
- a CDS encoding RagB/SusD family nutrient uptake outer membrane protein, producing MKKNISKIVIVGSLLFTTSCAEDYLDTTPTDAVGVEEAFESTQNAMAALNGIHRMLHIRFDSQGQAAESGVMIMREVMGEDVVFTTTGNGWYVSTARWLNHLNENSGDVRFVWRYYYKVIGNANMIIANIDDAEGTQEERDEIKGQALAYRAWAHFNLVQMFAGRYDAAGANSQMGVPIVIEPITEGGSRNTVEEVYTQINTDINAAIELLDEARNATSHININVAKGIKARIALTQGNYSLAAEMASEAREGFQLMSESQLYQGFNSVENPEWIWGSRQVDDQGTFFASFFAYMSLNFSSTNIRGNPKAINSKLYDMISDSDYRKGLWDPNASDPELRDPFIDEMTLSSFSKYDYMNRKFLAQANASSVGDVPYMRAAEMYLIEAEALARRGDDSEAADILFDLVSKRDPEYVKSTNTGEALIEEIMIQRRIELWGEGFRFYDLKRLNLPLDRTGTNQVESVINGKFTEPAGTNNWQWRIPIDELNANDNMIQNPS from the coding sequence ATGAAAAAAAATATTAGTAAAATAGTTATAGTAGGGTCACTTTTGTTTACAACTAGTTGCGCGGAGGATTATCTGGATACAACTCCAACGGATGCAGTAGGTGTAGAAGAAGCTTTTGAATCTACTCAGAATGCAATGGCTGCATTAAACGGTATTCATAGAATGCTCCATATTCGTTTTGACAGTCAGGGTCAGGCGGCTGAAAGTGGTGTAATGATTATGCGTGAAGTAATGGGTGAAGATGTGGTCTTCACTACTACTGGTAATGGCTGGTATGTTTCTACAGCAAGATGGTTGAACCACCTTAATGAAAACTCAGGTGATGTTCGATTTGTATGGAGATATTATTACAAAGTAATTGGTAATGCCAATATGATTATAGCCAATATTGACGATGCGGAAGGAACTCAGGAAGAAAGGGATGAGATTAAAGGTCAGGCATTGGCTTATAGAGCGTGGGCACATTTCAACTTGGTTCAGATGTTTGCTGGGCGCTACGATGCTGCCGGAGCGAATTCACAAATGGGCGTTCCTATTGTAATAGAACCAATCACTGAGGGAGGATCCAGAAATACAGTGGAAGAAGTTTATACTCAGATTAACACTGATATAAATGCTGCTATTGAACTATTGGATGAAGCTAGAAATGCGACTTCTCACATAAACATCAATGTGGCAAAAGGCATCAAAGCTAGAATTGCATTGACTCAAGGTAATTATTCATTGGCTGCTGAAATGGCAAGTGAAGCTCGTGAAGGATTTCAGTTGATGTCGGAAAGTCAACTCTATCAGGGATTTAATTCTGTGGAAAATCCAGAATGGATATGGGGTAGCCGTCAGGTAGATGACCAAGGAACTTTCTTTGCTTCATTCTTTGCTTACATGTCTTTAAACTTTAGTTCGACCAACATTCGAGGGAACCCTAAAGCCATTAATAGCAAGCTTTATGATATGATTTCTGATTCAGATTATAGAAAAGGTCTATGGGATCCAAATGCCTCAGACCCGGAATTGAGAGATCCTTTTATTGATGAGATGACACTATCTAGTTTCAGTAAGTATGATTATATGAATCGTAAGTTTCTTGCCCAGGCGAATGCATCATCTGTAGGGGATGTGCCTTATATGAGGGCCGCGGAAATGTACCTTATTGAAGCTGAGGCTTTAGCTCGTCGTGGGGATGATTCGGAAGCCGCTGACATTCTTTTTGACTTAGTATCCAAAAGAGATCCGGAATACGTTAAATCCACAAATACTGGAGAAGCTTTGATTGAAGAAATAATGATCCAGAGAAGAATTGAATTGTGGGGAGAAGGATTCAGATTCTATGATTTAAAGCGCCTTAACCTTCCTTTGGATAGAACGGGAACTAATCAGGTAGAATCAGTCATCAACGGTAAATTCACAGAGCCGGCAGGTACTAACAACTGGCAATGGAGAATTCCAATAGATGAGTTGAATGCAAATGACAATATGATCCAAAACCCATCTTAA